From the genome of Mucispirillum schaedleri ASF457:
GCAAGTCCATTAAATCTTTATAATCAACAGCTTCTACATGAGATATTAAATCAATCCTGTCAAGCATAGGACCTGAAAGTTTTGCACGGTATCTGTCTATTGCATTCTGCGAACATGTGCAGTCTTTACGGCTGTCCCCTAAATAACCACACGGACATGGGTTCATTGCTGCTACAAGCATAAATTTAGCAGGATATGTTACAGTTCTGCCTGCTCTTGCAATAGTTACAAATCTATCTTCCAAAGGCTGTCTTAAAACTTCTAAAACACTTCTTGAAAATTCAAGCATCTCATCAAGAAATAGAATACCGCTGTTAGCAATGCTTACATTACCGGGCTTAGCTTTTGTTCCACCACCAATAACTGCAATATTACTTGATGTATGGTGGGGGCTGACAAATGGTCTTTTATTTATAAGCCTGCCGCTGTCTTTAATTAGACCTGCAACTGAATGGATTTTTGTTGTTTCAAGAGCTTCCTTTAATGTCATTGGCGGAAGAATAGATGGCATACGCCTTGCAATCATTGTTTTGCCACTGCCGGGGCTTCCTATCATTATAAAATTATGCATACCGCTTGCTGCCACTTCTGCTGCACGGCGGGCTGCAAACTGACCCTTTACATCTTTAAAATCTATACCGTAATCTATAAATGATATTTCATCTAAAACTTTACTGTTTATTACAGGCTGTTTCTCAATATCACCCCTTAAAAATCCTATTACATCTGATAAGCTTTCAAAGCCGTAAACTTCCACATCTGGTATTAAAGATGCTTCCATAACATTTTCTACAGGCAGTATTATTTTTTTTATACCTGTTTCCATTGCATATTCTGTCATAGATAATATACCAGTTACTGCACGCAGCCTGCCGTCAAGAGAAAGCTCGCCAAGTATTAAATATTCATCAAGATTTTTATCTATAATACCCACTGCTTTCAATATAGAGACAGCAACAGGCAAATCAAAATGACTTCCGTCTTTTTTCATATCAGCAGGGGCAAGGTTTATTGTTACAGGATGATTAAAAAAATGATAGTCTAAATTTTTAAGAGATGCTTTTACTCGCTCTTTACTTTCTTTGATAGCATTATCACCAAGACCTACAATAGAAAAAGAGGGCAGACCATATGAGGAAACATCACATTCCACATCTACCCCCACTCCAGATATACCATTAAGGTATGATGATTTTATTTTGGCAAACATTAATATATTTCCGCCAGATAGAAAAAACCTGTTTTTGTGGAAAGTATCCTGCCAAGCTCAGATTTGGAGCTGGTTTCTGTAAGTTTTTCAAGCATTGTTTTAGGTGCAGGCACTTCATATATTTCAAGGGCTGGTTTATTCAGTTTATCTTTCATATCTTCTGCAGCCTTTCTCCATGAGCCTATATGATTAACAAGACTTTCTTTTTGAGCCATTCTGCCTGTATATATTCTGCCGTCTGCTAAAGCCATAACTTTATCTTTTGGCATACCACGCCTTTGGATAACAATATCAGTAAACTGATAATACATATCCATAAGCACATCATTTAGCACTTGTTTATCCTGTTCAGTCATCTGCCTTGCAGGACTGCCTGCATCTTTATATGCACCGCTTTTTAAAACAACACTTTTTACACCTATTTTATCCATAAGCTCTTGAGTATTTACTAAATTCATAATAACTCCAATGCTGCCTGTTATGGTAGATGGCTCTGCATATATTGCATCTGCACCAAGGCTTATTAAATAACCACCGGAAGCAGCAACTGAACCCATAGCAGCATAAACTGGCTTGCCAAGGTTTAGCACATAGTCATATATTTCCATGCTTGGTGTAACTGCTCCACCGGGAGAATCCACCCTGATAATAACACCTTCAACTAATGGATTGTTTTTTAATTTTTTAAGTGTTTCTATTACTGTATGGCTGTCAAATATTTGACCGCTTATATCCATTACAGCAATAGACGGCTCTGTAAGCCCATCAGATGTTTCCAAACCAGAAAGAACTAATAAAGCTCTTGCAAATACAATAAAAATCACAACTGCTATTATTACTTTTATCCATTTTTTCATAACTTATCCTTACCTATGGAAGATTTTTATTAATTTTATATAATTCCTGCAAAATTTCTGCTACAGCATCATATATATCATCAGGAATATTATCATACACATCAAGAGCAGCAAGCACTTCTGCTAAATCCTTATCCTGCTTTATGGCAATA
Proteins encoded in this window:
- a CDS encoding YifB family Mg chelatase-like AAA ATPase, with the translated sequence MFAKIKSSYLNGISGVGVDVECDVSSYGLPSFSIVGLGDNAIKESKERVKASLKNLDYHFFNHPVTINLAPADMKKDGSHFDLPVAVSILKAVGIIDKNLDEYLILGELSLDGRLRAVTGILSMTEYAMETGIKKIILPVENVMEASLIPDVEVYGFESLSDVIGFLRGDIEKQPVINSKVLDEISFIDYGIDFKDVKGQFAARRAAEVAASGMHNFIMIGSPGSGKTMIARRMPSILPPMTLKEALETTKIHSVAGLIKDSGRLINKRPFVSPHHTSSNIAVIGGGTKAKPGNVSIANSGILFLDEMLEFSRSVLEVLRQPLEDRFVTIARAGRTVTYPAKFMLVAAMNPCPCGYLGDSRKDCTCSQNAIDRYRAKLSGPMLDRIDLISHVEAVDYKDLMDLQEGESSADIRCRVINAHKIQAERFKDEGILYNSEMSESMVRKYCNLDDNALKIMEQIMSKHNISARSYSKILKTSRTIADLNSCSKIECTHILEAFQMKLPDNNI
- the sppA gene encoding signal peptide peptidase SppA — encoded protein: MKKWIKVIIAVVIFIVFARALLVLSGLETSDGLTEPSIAVMDISGQIFDSHTVIETLKKLKNNPLVEGVIIRVDSPGGAVTPSMEIYDYVLNLGKPVYAAMGSVAASGGYLISLGADAIYAEPSTITGSIGVIMNLVNTQELMDKIGVKSVVLKSGAYKDAGSPARQMTEQDKQVLNDVLMDMYYQFTDIVIQRRGMPKDKVMALADGRIYTGRMAQKESLVNHIGSWRKAAEDMKDKLNKPALEIYEVPAPKTMLEKLTETSSKSELGRILSTKTGFFYLAEIY
- a CDS encoding EscU/YscU/HrcU family type III secretion system export apparatus switch protein, giving the protein MIKKAAAVKGDLENNKAKVIASGSGDLASEIVRIAKEYNIAIKQDKDLAEVLAALDVYDNIPDDIYDAVAEILQELYKINKNLP